Genomic DNA from Urocitellus parryii isolate mUroPar1 chromosome 5, mUroPar1.hap1, whole genome shotgun sequence:
caaatcaaaaccataatgaatTAATGCCAACTCCATTAGGATTGCTATCATCAAAAGAATGCTTGTTAGGATGTGAAAAAGGGTAATTCTTATACACTTCTGGTGGAATTATAAATTAGTAGAAccactatagaaaacagtatgaacATTCCCCctcaaactaaaaatagaactatcctGTGATCCAGCTATTCTGTTCTACATacaaaaggagggctggggttgtggctcagaggtagagagttTGTCAaccacacatgaggcactgggtttgattctcagcaccacataaaaataaaatatatcatgtccacctataactaaaaaaaaaaaaaaaaaagaatggtgttaaaaaaaaaagagcgctAGCTCAACTAtatatcaaaggaaatgaaatcagtatatggAAGAATTACCTGCACATACacatttattgcagcattatttacaatagccaagatatggaatcaaccaaaATATCTATTGGtagataaatgaacaaagaaaatatcatgtacacacacacacacacacacacacgaatattcagctacaaaaaaagaatgaagtcctGTCATCTGTGGCAAcacggatggaactggaggacattatgttaagcaaattaaaccaaagaaagaaagacaaacacaTATTCTCGCTCATGTGTGGATAgtaaaaaagttgatttcatagagAGCAGAATAGTAGTCACTAGAGGTTAGGAAAGTTAATAGGGAAAAAGTATAAAGAAGGATTGAATATCATATATTAAAATGCTATTATATAGGAGGAATAGGTTCAATGTTCTATAGTATAGTAGGCTGAATATAGTGTACAACAATTAATGAAACACTTTATAAAAAACTAGTAGGGAGGAATCTGTAGGTTACCAATACaaagaaagaatttctttttatggaCAGAGAAATCCTAACTACCtagatttgatcattacacattatacACCTGTGTTGAATTGTCAAACTGGACCacataatatgtacaattattttatgttaataaaaaagaaaaaaactcatgaGTGATCTTTCTAATGTGCACTGTTAATCCTCTTTCTTCCTGGCTTAATACTCTGTTGGCATTCCAATGTCCTTAGGTTAAAAGGACAAATTCCTTATCATAGcttaaaatatcttctaaaaataaatggCCCTTTTGCTATTTCTTGCTGAAAAGAATTTGTTCAAGTTATTTTACAAGGCAGACTATTTCTATCTGCCTTCCTAAGTTTAACAGTACAACCTGCACAGTTCTTTTATACTGACTGGATTAAATATAACATGATCATGAATTCATAATCAGAAAGTTATTGTATACCAGGTTGATGGTTAAGTACAGTTTATTTTTGCAACactggaaataattttaagtgaactAACACTGTTTCCTATTTTAGTAGTCTAACAAATGCAATTTACTATAACAAATGTCTATATTTTCAAGCCTACCAGAGAACTTTCCTTAGAGGtactaaaaatattatagaaaaatcctttattcattttagtAAACAGATATGGGCACAGCTCAAGTTTGTTAGAAGATACAGAAAAAGTTTGAATTTaccttaaaaattatctttaaatttcactaaatttctctgttttctaGTTAAATTTAGTCTATACATAAGTGTTCCTGATTgtcttaaaaatacctttaaatttttgtaggaaaatttaaattgaaaaattcagtctcattttaattaggatccAAAAAAGGTTTGAGTATTTCACTTTGTCAGATTTGAATTTTCTGCAAAGGTAACAAAGCTTACTATTATTTGAGGTCTTTCATTTATACAGGACCTAAGTCCCTAGGAGGAACTGAGCAAATCTGTATTCATAATTTTGTATTATGTTTCTTAAAGAGGGTGAAGAAAATTCTGTCAACTTTAGGCTTCACAAAACTGGAATCTTTGattgccacatttttaaatgtacagaagTTCTCTTCCCATTTCATTAACTTACTGATGTAAGAGATTCTACCTGGATCTGCTTTTTAGTCCATTCTGATACCCACTACTGTGTCCCTCTGTCAAAAGGACTATCAATCTTCCTGGTTTGGCCATATTCTAGGCCATATTTGTGCCTATTTTTGTTACCTGGGTAAAGAGTTTTCCCTTTTGGATAGATAGGGACCATTTATCTAAGCATCTTTATTCAGcttctttcttcattcctttgtttcttctttcccttatcactccctctcttctctcccccgctttttctccatctttctttcaTTGAAGTATAAATGACATACAAAAATTGCACAAAATAATGCATGCATCTTGAAGAGTTTTGGCACATGCCTATGTCTGTGACACTATCACCATAACCAAGGCTTTAAACATATCCCGTGTTCTCACATCTACTGTGTGGCTTTTTGCTGGAAAGAAGTTATTTCTACTGGGTTTGATACCTCCTCTGATGTCACCAGAAGACACAGGTGtgtttttgtttcctctctcAGGCTTATTTGAGGGTCTGAGACTCTTTCCTGAATGCTTCAAAACTAACAAAGGTTTTGGGGCTAGCTACAGGTTAAAGGTGGCCCTTTTCAGAGGCCAATGAAGTATCTATctctatttctctccttttagGCATTCTTTTCTGCCTTCAATCCCAGGAAATTTTATCTGTGGCGCAGGAAACTGTTGCTCTccaagaagtaataaaaaaaaaatatctatctgtctgtctgtctatctatctatctatctatctatctttggCCAAGATCTGGACCtaaactatatatatgtatatatatgtatatagtttagGTCCAGAAACTATAATATAAACCtaaactatatatatgtatatagtttagGTCCAGATCTTGGCCAaagattaactttttaatttttctttgtaatttttgcAACTTGGAACACCTTCCATAGAAGGAAAACTAGGATTATGGTCAATTAGGGGAGTTGACATTGCAGCTAAAAATGTAGagctaattatttattattattattattattattaggtactggagattgaactcaggggcacttaaaaacagagacacaactccagcccttttttttcgtattttatttagagacagggtctcactgagtttcttagggccttggttgttgaagttggctttgaattctcgatcctcctgcctcagcctctggaatctctgggataacaggtatgtACCACCGCGCCAGGCTTAGAGCTAATTATTGCATCAGAAATATCAGGGGAGATGCAAGTGAAGTGTAAGCAACAAGTTCAAACACCTGGATGATCAGAGGTAGATGAGATAAAGAGTAAGGAAACCAAGACTTGAGGTGAGAAAATGGCCAGAGGATATTGAAGCTTGAAGTACCTGGTATACTTCATGAGGAGAGAGCTAATCTGAGGAAGATTCACGTTTTGAGGAATTACAGGAAAGAATGAGAGGTACAGATACTCTTGAAGCTCTTAGGGAAAAGCACAGTGAAAATAAGGACCTCACAAAAATATTGAGGCTCTCAAGATGGTGGAAAAGAGAAAGTCACTTTCCTGCCTGCTCTGCATGTTGGCAAGCAAGAAAGcaaacaggcagcttctcagcaaggtggatgCAAAAAAAGTTGGAGCGTGGAGGGAGTCGGGGGCTTTACTGGGATTTAATACAAAAGTACAGAGGCAGAATTCAGTATATTTATtgcttcttccctctcttctgtGTCTCTGTTATATTAAAAGTCAAGTGAATTAATTATTAGGGAGAAACCCAGTTCTTCAATCTGAAAAACTTCCTTTAGAAAGGACAGAGGTAGTCCCgaggccgccgccgccgccgccgccgccgccgcgcagAGCCAGAGCCGGAGCCAGAGCCACGGccgagaggagggaggaggaggaggaggtggtggaggaggcGCCGGACCCGGGGGGATAGATTcccagaagtgggataactggatcagaGGGTGGTTACCCTGTATAAGAATGTGTGTCTCACTGCACCTTCAATGGCATTGAGTAGATTGTCAGTATTTAAACAGACCACATCATGCGTGAGTACAAGCTAGTGGTCCTTGGTTCAGGAGGCGTGGGGAAGTCTGCTCTGACAGTTCAGTTTGTTCAGggaatttttgttgaaaaatatgACCCGACGATAGAGGATTCCTACAGAAAGCAAGTTGAAGTAGATTGCCAACAGTGTATGCTGGAAATCCTGGACACAGCAGGAACAGAGCAGTTTACAGCGATGAGGGATTTATATATGAAGAATGGCCAAGGATTCGCACTAGTATATTCTATTACAGCTCAGTCCACATTTAATGACTTACAGGACTTGAGGGAACAGATTTTACGGGTTAAGGATACAGAAGATGTTCCAATGATTTTGGTTGGCAATAAATGTGATCTGGAAGATGAGCGAGTAGTTGGCAAAGAACAGGGCCAGAATTTAGCAAGACAGTGGTGTAACTGTGCCTTTTTAGAATCTTCTGCAAAGTCAAAGATCAAcgttaatgagatattttatgaCCTGGTCAGacagataaatagaaaaacaccAGTGGAAAAGAAGAAGCCTAAAAAGAAATCATGCCTGCTGCTCTAGACCCGAAGTCAGCAGCAGCTCTGAGCCAGATTACAGGAATGAAGAACTGTTGCCTACTTGGAAAGTGCCAGCATTCcagacttcaaaaaataaatctgaagagGCTTCTcctgttttatatattatgtgaAGAATTTAGATCTTATGTTGGTTTGCACAAGTtccctggagaaaaaaaaaattttgctctgtgtatgtatatctcTTGGAAAATAAGACAATAGCATTTCTCCTTTGCAATAGCAGTTATAACagatgtgaaaataaatatacttgaCTCTAATACAATTATACAAAAGAGCATGGATGCATTTCAAATGTTAGATATTGCTACTATAATCAAATGATTTCATATTGACCTTTTTATCATGATTCCTCCCTGTTAAGCACTAAAAGTTGAATCATTATACTTTATATCTGTAATGATATAATCAATTATGAAATTTCCCCTCAAACTCATTGCAGCAGATAACTTTTTTGAGTCATtgacttcattttatatttaaaaaattatgagataTCATCTGTCAttatattctaattaaaattgtTTGTGCATAATGCTTTGGAAAAAATGGGTCTTTTATAGGAAAAACTGGGATAACTGATTTCTATAGCTTTCAaagctaaaatatata
This window encodes:
- the LOC144254893 gene encoding ras-related protein Rap-1A, with amino-acid sequence MREYKLVVLGSGGVGKSALTVQFVQGIFVEKYDPTIEDSYRKQVEVDCQQCMLEILDTAGTEQFTAMRDLYMKNGQGFALVYSITAQSTFNDLQDLREQILRVKDTEDVPMILVGNKCDLEDERVVGKEQGQNLARQWCNCAFLESSAKSKINVNEIFYDLVRQINRKTPVEKKKPKKKSCLLL